AGCATGCCATTGTGTCGATTCCGTTCTCGGTCCTGCGTGACGTCGCCATTTATCCGGCCCTGCCAAAACCGCAGGCGGCGTTTGTGCAGACCATGCCCTATAACCAGACAACGCTGATCAAGATCGGCTTCAATGCGCCATACTGGGAACAGGATGGCCTCGCGCCGGGGCTGTATTCCGATACCTTCATCGAACGCATCGCCGCGACCAAGGGACAGGACGGGCAATTGCATATGCTCGATTGCTGGATCAAAGGCAGCGGCGCATTGGCCATGGATGTTTATTCCACAGCCGAAATCGGTCAACGTGTGCTTGCTGAACTCGCGCGCATCCGTCCGGCGTCTGCGGGTAAAACCGAAGTGCTCGACGTCATGTCCTGGGGCAAGAATCCCTATTCGCGCGGCTCCTATCATTTCCTCGGTGTCGGTCAATTCCGCAAATATGGTGCGGACTGGATCAAGCCCCATGGACGCATGCATTTTATCGGCGAACATACGGCGCAATTATCCATGGGCATGGAAGGCGCCTGCGAATCGGCGGAACGTGAAGCCCTCGCCATCATCGAGAGCAGAGGAGCCTGAGCCATGGCAGACAGCATCAGCCTGACCGTGAACGGCACCAAGCATGAAATTTCGGCCGATCCGCAAATGCCGCTTTTATGGGTGGTGCGCGATCTGTTGCAGATGCCGGGCACGAAATTCGGCTGCGGCGTAGCGCTTTGCGGCGCTTGCAGTCTTTATGTGAATGGCGAACTGGTGCGCTCCTGCGGTCTCGCGTTGAGCGATGCGGCGGATGCCGAGATCACCACCATCGAAGGTCTTTCAAAGGATGGCACACATCCTGTACAATTGGCCTGGATCGAGGAACAGGTTCCGCAATGTGGTTATTGCCAGTCGGGCATGATCATGGCGGCGGCCAAGTTGCTCGAAGAAAATCCGCACCCGACGGACGCGGATATCGACGCCGCCATCACCAATATCTGCCGATGCGGCACCTATCCGCGCATTCGTCAGGGCATCCACAATGCCGCCAAACGTCTGGCGGCTGGCGGACAAAAGAGAAAGGGATAAAACATGGTCTATCACCTTCAGCATGAAATGTTGCCGCAACAGACGGGCGACGAAATCGCACGCGCGCATTATGTTTTGTCGCTCAAGCGGTTTCTGATGCGCAATGTGCGCCCGGCCAATGTCCCGGCCTATGAAAATGAAGGCAAGGATCTGTTCATCGCCAAACATGGCCGCGCTCCGCAAAGCCGCGCCGAAGTTGCCGAAGCGATGATGCTGACGCCGCATTTCCAGATGTGGTCGTCGCTCAACCGGTCCTCGCAGCAGCTGATGTGGCGTACGGTCGGCGAAAGCATCTATCGCGATCTCGACCGCATGGAAGCGGCCAGCGAACGTCTGATCAACGCCGCCGATAAAAAAGGCTCGCTCGATCTCGATCCGACGTTTGATGCCCATGCCCAATATCCGATGCATCACATTCATCTGCAACCCGAAGGCTATCTCGCGGAAGACGACGGCAAAAGCGTAACGTCCGGCGCATTCTATGAAGCCGGTGGCCGCATCTATTCCATGGGTCGCGGCATGGAAGCCGGTGATAGCAAGGCAGGCGCAGTCATCGCCTTCCTCAGGCAGTTGCGTCCGGACTTCAAACCGACCCGCATTCTCGATATGGGCTGCTCGGCTGGTGGTGCCTCAACGTCGTATCCGGAAGCCTTCCCGGACGCCGAAGTTCATGCCATCGATCTCGGCTCCAGCATGTTGCGCTATGCTCACGCCCGCGCCGAATCCATGGGCGCGCCGGTGCATTTCCATCAGATGGATGCGGGAAAAACCCGTTTCCCCGACGGTCATTTCGATCTGATCGTGTCGCACAACATGCTGCATGAAATTTCCGACGCCAAGCGTCAGGAAATGGCACGCGAAACCCTGCGTCTGCTTGCGCCGGGTGGCATTGCGCTGCATCAGGACGTGGATATTCTCAATCGCGGCCGCACCGTTGCCGAAGAAGCCGAACGCGGTTGGGATCTCAATTACAACAACGAACCTTATTGGGAAATGTATGCGGACTGCGACCTGCGGAGCGAACTGATCGCCGCCGGTTTCCCCGAAGATATGGCCCAGGAACGTCGGATTCCGAAAACCGACGGCCCTGGTTTCTGGTACGCCTGGACTGCAGAAAAAGCCTGAGACTAAACAACAAAAGGCCGCTCCAGGGAAACCGGGGCGGCCTTTATTTATTCCGGCCACATCCTGGATCGCCATGCCGCTCACGATGACGGCTATTGTCATTGCGAGCGCCCGCAGGGCGCGCGGCAATCCAGCCTTCACTCCCACCCCATAAACAAAGGCCGCCTCAGTTACCCGAAGCGGCCTTTATCCTGACGTCCGTCTTATTATTTACGTTGGCTGCGATCGACGGTAATCACATCATATTCGGGCACGCGGTTCGCCAGCCGCACGTTCGACAGTTCCGGCCGGTGGGCCATGAAGTCGACCTGCTCGATCAGATAAAGCGATGGCGCGCGGTCGTGAAACTCTTGCGCCAGCTTCTTCAGAATTTCGCTCCGCTCCGGCTCCGGCTTTTCCGATGCGGCTTTCAAAAGCGGCACCATATCCTTGTCGCAATAAAACGGATTGCGCTTCAGACAGGAAAAATTCTCCATGGGTCGGATGGCGTCGTTAAAGGGTGCCGCCGACCAGGACAAGCCAAAGGCGTCGCTGGTCCAGATGTTCGACAGATAGTTGCGCAAAAATGTCGGGAACGGTGTCGCGCGCACGGTGGCCTTGACGCCGACCTGACGCAGATCATAGGCCATGGCCTGAAAGATCTGCGCGTCGGCAGGCAGGGTGTCGATCACCACTTCCATGGTCATCGCAAATCCGTTTGGATATCCGGCCTCGGCCAACAACGCGCGGGCTTT
The sequence above is drawn from the Govania unica genome and encodes:
- a CDS encoding (2Fe-2S)-binding protein encodes the protein MADSISLTVNGTKHEISADPQMPLLWVVRDLLQMPGTKFGCGVALCGACSLYVNGELVRSCGLALSDAADAEITTIEGLSKDGTHPVQLAWIEEQVPQCGYCQSGMIMAAAKLLEENPHPTDADIDAAITNICRCGTYPRIRQGIHNAAKRLAAGGQKRKG
- a CDS encoding class I SAM-dependent methyltransferase — encoded protein: MVYHLQHEMLPQQTGDEIARAHYVLSLKRFLMRNVRPANVPAYENEGKDLFIAKHGRAPQSRAEVAEAMMLTPHFQMWSSLNRSSQQLMWRTVGESIYRDLDRMEAASERLINAADKKGSLDLDPTFDAHAQYPMHHIHLQPEGYLAEDDGKSVTSGAFYEAGGRIYSMGRGMEAGDSKAGAVIAFLRQLRPDFKPTRILDMGCSAGGASTSYPEAFPDAEVHAIDLGSSMLRYAHARAESMGAPVHFHQMDAGKTRFPDGHFDLIVSHNMLHEISDAKRQEMARETLRLLAPGGIALHQDVDILNRGRTVAEEAERGWDLNYNNEPYWEMYADCDLRSELIAAGFPEDMAQERRIPKTDGPGFWYAWTAEKA